Proteins from a genomic interval of Candidatus Babeliales bacterium:
- the upp gene encoding uracil phosphoribosyltransferase, with the protein MTQLRDINSSQEQFRKAATDLIVSLVINVFECLNTITVEIDTPVAHCQGEVLSDTIELVSVMRSGDVPLQIFSQYFPNAPINKILIQRNEETAEPVFKYMKLSPTLTHATKVIVVEPMIATSGTLRLLINLLKEHGVAEENIIIASICAAPEGLTVLSREFPKISVVVNVIDERLNEKKYISPGIGDFGDRYFGT; encoded by the coding sequence ATGACACAATTGAGAGATATAAACAGTTCGCAAGAACAATTTCGTAAGGCTGCCACAGACCTGATTGTATCTCTTGTCATAAATGTATTTGAATGTCTGAACACAATAACAGTAGAAATCGATACTCCCGTGGCACACTGTCAAGGAGAAGTATTAAGTGATACTATAGAACTTGTTTCTGTGATGCGTTCTGGTGACGTTCCTTTACAAATTTTTAGCCAATATTTTCCCAATGCGCCAATTAATAAAATTTTAATTCAACGTAACGAGGAAACAGCAGAACCTGTATTCAAATACATGAAACTCTCACCAACACTTACTCACGCAACAAAGGTCATTGTAGTGGAACCTATGATTGCTACAAGTGGCACATTGCGATTGTTGATTAATCTGCTCAAAGAACATGGCGTAGCCGAGGAAAACATTATTATCGCTTCAATCTGTGCAGCTCCAGAGGGTCTTACAGTATTGAGCAGAGAATTTCCAAAAATCAGTGTTGTTGTCAACGTAATTGATGAACGCTTAAATGAAAAAAAATATATTTCTCCAGGAATTGGTGATTTCGGCGACCGCTATTTCGGAACGTAA